The Chryseobacterium sp. G0186 genome includes the window TCTTTTCCTAAAGTTGTTTTTACAGAGGTTAATGTATTATTTTCATTAAAAATAAATTCTGAGACTTCGGAATGCTTGTGAACTTCTGCTCCATATTGACGGAGCTTCCTGATCAGCAACTTGGATATCTGGCTCCCTCCTTTTGTACATTTATAGGCACTTTGAATATAGGAATTCACCGTTAAGGCATGAACATAGAAAGGTACGTTTTCAGAATCTCCTGCATACAGGAAATTAGATCCCAACAAGACAGACTGAAGCTTTTTATTCTGTGTAACGGATTCTATAAATCTTTTGGTATTTAAATGCAGAATTTCTTCGTTGTAGTGATCCTTTCCTACCACATTATATCTTGGAAACTGGCTGCAAACGTATTGAATTTCTTCGCAGTAGCTTTCTAAGTTCTCTTTTTCTTCCGGAAAATATATGGATAGCTGCTCAACAAAATTTTGGTATCCTTGAGCGTGTGGATATTCAATCTCATCATCACCAAAGGAAATTCTGTCATACCCATCTTCATCCATCTTCTGAAGTTCCAGCTCATCCATGATTTCCAGATAGGAGAAAAAGCGGTTTAGATTCTGTCCTTCTGAAAGGCCTCCCAAATAATGAACACCGGTATCAAAAATGAGCTTATCCCGAGAGAAAGTCTGTAGATTTCCGCCATACTGATTGTTTTTTTCCAGCACACAAACTTTCAGTCCTTCTTTCGCCAAAATAAGAGCCGAAACAAGACCTCCCAATCCGCTGCCGATTACAAGTATGTCATAGTCTTTCTTCAAAAGAGAATGTGTGTTTTTAAATTAAGAAATTTGGAAATTAAGAGATTACAGGATCGATATACAGGATACCTATTGTAAACAATATTGTTTTATAATCTTACCTCCTCAATAATCTTAATGGTTTTCAGTTTTTAG containing:
- a CDS encoding phytoene desaturase family protein, translating into MKKDYDILVIGSGLGGLVSALILAKEGLKVCVLEKNNQYGGNLQTFSRDKLIFDTGVHYLGGLSEGQNLNRFFSYLEIMDELELQKMDEDGYDRISFGDDEIEYPHAQGYQNFVEQLSIYFPEEKENLESYCEEIQYVCSQFPRYNVVGKDHYNEEILHLNTKRFIESVTQNKKLQSVLLGSNFLYAGDSENVPFYVHALTVNSYIQSAYKCTKGGSQISKLLIRKLRQYGAEVHKHSEVSEFIFNENNTLTSVKTTLGKEYAAKQFISNIEIRSTIKLIGEERLKKSFLNRVLSWQPVSSCFSVYLILKPHSFPNFNYNIYHYSSEKQVWNAFRYKRETWPETYMLSSTSSKHHPEFAESLTAISYMDFDEVREWENTFNTVADEHERGELYERFKLEKTEKMIDALEKKIPNLRRAIKQVYSSSPLSYRDYIGSFDGNMYGYMKNSNNPLKTMVSPRTKIDNLFLTGQSVNMHGILGVTIGAFNTCAEILGKETIDNRLKQMI